Within Longimicrobium sp., the genomic segment ACGCGCCGAAGACGAAGGCCTTCGCCGAGCTGCTGGGGAAGGTGGGCGTGGCCGACGCCAAGCGGGTGCTGATCCTGACCGACGGCACCAGCCGCAACGTGTACCTGTCGGCGCGCAACCTTCCCAACGTGGAGGTGATGCCCTTCGCCCAGGCCAGCGCCTACGACGTGATGGTGGCGCGGCAGGTGGTGATCGAGCAGGCCGCGCTCGACGCGGTGAAGCAGGGCGCCGGGGTCGACGCCCCCGCCGAGGCCGAGGAGGTGGTGAATGCCTGAGCTGAACGTGAACGACGTCATCGTTCGCCCGCTGGTGACCGAGAAGAGCCACGACCAGCTCGACCGGCTCGGCGCCTACACCTTCGTGGTGGCCAAGGACGCGAACAAGATCCAGATCGCCCAGGCGGTCGAGAAGCACTTCGGCGTGAAGGTCAAGGACGTCCGCACCATGCGCTACGCGGGGAAGCAGAAGCGCATGGGGCGCCACGCCGGCCGCAAGGCCGCGTGGAAGAAGGCGGTCGTGACCCTGGCCGAAGGCGACTCGATCGAGCTCTTCGAGGGGGTGTAAGATGCCGACCAAGCAGTTCAAGCCGGTGACCGCGGGAACGCGCTTCCGGCAGACCAACGACTTCGCCGAGGTCACCCACAAGGGGCGCCCCGAGAAGTCGCTGACCGAGAAGATCTCGTCGACCGGCGGGCGCAACCACCACGGCCACGTGACCAGCCGCCACAAGGGCGGCGGGCACAAGCGGCTGTACCGGGTGATCGACTTCAAGCGCGACAAGGCGGGCGTGCCCGGCAAGGTCGAGCGCATCGAGTACGATCCCAACCGCACCGCGAACATCGCCCTGGTGGTGTACGAGGACGGCGAGCGGCGCTACATCCTGCACCCCCGCGGGCTGCAGGTGGGCGACACGGTGGTGGCGGGCTCCGGGGCCGACATCAAGCCCGGCAACGCGCTTCCGCTGAGCGAGATCCCGCTGGGCACCACGGTGCACAACGTGGAACTGCGCCCCGGGAAGGGCGGCCAGATGGCCCGCTCGGCCGGCGCCGGCGTGCAGATCGCGGCCAAGGAGGGCGACTACGTGACCCTCCGCATGCCCAGCACCGAGATGCGCATGGTGCGCCGCGAGTGCATGGCCACGGTGGGGCAGGTGGGGAACGTGGACCACGAGAAGCAGTCCATCGGCAAGGCGGGCGCCAACCGCTGGCGCGGCAAGCGGCCGAAGGTGCGCGGCGTGGTG encodes:
- the rplW gene encoding 50S ribosomal protein L23 — encoded protein: MPELNVNDVIVRPLVTEKSHDQLDRLGAYTFVVAKDANKIQIAQAVEKHFGVKVKDVRTMRYAGKQKRMGRHAGRKAAWKKAVVTLAEGDSIELFEGV
- the rplB gene encoding 50S ribosomal protein L2, whose product is MPTKQFKPVTAGTRFRQTNDFAEVTHKGRPEKSLTEKISSTGGRNHHGHVTSRHKGGGHKRLYRVIDFKRDKAGVPGKVERIEYDPNRTANIALVVYEDGERRYILHPRGLQVGDTVVAGSGADIKPGNALPLSEIPLGTTVHNVELRPGKGGQMARSAGAGVQIAAKEGDYVTLRMPSTEMRMVRRECMATVGQVGNVDHEKQSIGKAGANRWRGKRPKVRGVVMNPVDHPLGGGEGRSSGGRPPVSPWGKPEGVKTRH